A part of Caldicellulosiruptor owensensis OL genomic DNA contains:
- a CDS encoding sigma factor, translated as MLKTSKEAEDIAQEVFYKLIKNPPHEDNIQRWLITVAKNLAINYLKSQKRISMGEKYLLCSQTPQDEIEILQVKI; from the coding sequence ATGTTGAAGACTTCAAAAGAGGCAGAAGACATTGCACAGGAAGTTTTCTACAAGCTTATTAAAAATCCCCCTCACGAAGATAATATCCAAAGATGGCTTATTACTGTTGCAAAAAACCTTGCAATAAACTACTTAAAATCGCAAAAGAGAATTTCTATGGGAGAAAAATATCTGCTTTGCTCTCAAACCCCACAAGACGAGATTGAAATACTTCAAGTCAAGATTTGA
- a CDS encoding ABC transporter permease — translation MVIKKIPMRIMKREILQFFSIIMLVTLATMTYTLFAVSMEDIDINYKIFKKDFVQEDGYFITSQKIDEKLLKEKFGVELEERLFYEIQQDGVTLRVFSISNKINKPYVEAGKMPRQGEVLLDPGFFKTRQYHTYDEIVISGKKFRVSGVGYLPDYIYIIKNDQDLLPDPKHFGVVLMLKSDMQKLFPVVPVHYYSYKGKVNNIENFKSFINSNWRLLKFVERNQNPRIIYTEMKLENAKRMTFPLSLFIILVSSFILFIVMRRVINTMHAEIGTLYSIGYTQKDVFKVFMRFPLYIWFFGSVAGVLIGFFEASSFAQFYRSYFTLPKIKTVLPWQHIFIAMVLPAIFIFLSGYLAIKNFFKLTIVQMLHGIDEIKFGKLPAIKFFDRFEFQTRIMLKYGWRHIGREVILIVGIIFSTILMMYGMTAKDSIITAIERTYEKNFKYNYLYSLNSVSTHPEIKLQSAAEPYNLLSFDIEGTKLSIMIYGIKRNSDMIKLYDEKGKEISVSSELIITKSLASKLGIGEGDKIKLKNKFTGKEYTLKVKKVSNLPVGNNGYMELESFNKLFGYGSGEYIGIFSKEKLDIPENMVFESYTKSELINTIKASAGDLSKTIGVMALIAAILALLIVYVLSTITLNENKKNIGILKMLGYREGNIFKMILGFNYVSFVIGFILGVPLSKLTMDSLISRATKDIDFAMSLDLSVNSILSTFAVLTVVFLLSRLLARQKIAKVMPVEILRGQLD, via the coding sequence ATGGTTATTAAAAAAATTCCCATGCGAATAATGAAAAGAGAGATTTTGCAATTCTTTTCTATAATAATGCTTGTTACACTTGCCACAATGACATATACACTCTTTGCTGTGTCAATGGAAGACATAGATATAAATTATAAGATATTCAAAAAAGACTTTGTCCAGGAAGATGGGTATTTTATAACATCACAAAAGATAGATGAGAAGCTTTTGAAAGAAAAGTTTGGTGTTGAACTTGAAGAGAGACTTTTTTATGAAATTCAGCAAGATGGGGTTACTTTAAGAGTATTTTCAATTTCAAACAAAATAAACAAACCATATGTAGAAGCGGGTAAAATGCCAAGGCAAGGCGAAGTTCTGCTTGACCCAGGCTTTTTTAAAACCCGGCAGTATCACACCTACGATGAAATAGTCATTTCAGGAAAGAAATTCAGAGTAAGTGGAGTAGGGTATCTTCCTGATTACATTTACATTATCAAAAATGACCAAGACCTTCTCCCAGACCCCAAACACTTTGGTGTTGTGTTGATGCTAAAAAGTGATATGCAAAAACTATTTCCTGTGGTTCCTGTTCATTACTATAGCTATAAAGGAAAAGTTAACAATATTGAAAATTTCAAAAGCTTTATAAATTCTAATTGGAGACTTTTAAAGTTTGTTGAAAGAAACCAAAATCCAAGAATAATATACACAGAGATGAAACTTGAAAATGCTAAGAGAATGACGTTTCCACTCAGTCTTTTTATAATTCTTGTATCCTCATTTATACTTTTTATTGTCATGCGAAGGGTAATAAACACTATGCATGCGGAAATTGGCACACTTTATTCCATAGGTTATACTCAGAAAGATGTGTTCAAAGTTTTTATGAGATTTCCACTTTATATTTGGTTTTTTGGTTCTGTTGCTGGCGTTTTGATAGGATTTTTTGAGGCATCTTCGTTTGCACAGTTTTACAGGTCATACTTTACCTTACCAAAGATAAAAACAGTTTTACCCTGGCAGCATATATTTATTGCAATGGTGCTACCAGCCATATTTATATTTCTTTCAGGGTACCTTGCAATCAAGAACTTTTTCAAGCTAACAATTGTTCAGATGCTTCATGGAATTGACGAAATAAAATTTGGCAAGCTTCCTGCAATAAAGTTTTTTGATAGATTTGAATTTCAAACAAGGATTATGCTAAAATATGGCTGGAGACATATAGGAAGAGAGGTTATTTTGATAGTTGGCATTATCTTTTCAACAATCCTTATGATGTATGGGATGACGGCAAAAGATTCAATCATAACTGCAATAGAAAGAACATATGAGAAAAATTTTAAGTACAATTATCTTTATTCTTTGAATTCTGTGTCCACACACCCTGAGATTAAACTCCAAAGCGCAGCTGAGCCATACAACCTTTTGTCTTTTGACATTGAAGGAACAAAACTGAGTATTATGATCTATGGTATTAAAAGAAACTCAGACATGATAAAACTGTATGATGAGAAAGGGAAAGAAATCTCTGTGTCAAGTGAACTTATCATAACCAAATCTCTTGCAAGCAAACTCGGTATTGGCGAAGGAGATAAGATTAAACTAAAAAACAAATTTACAGGCAAAGAATATACTTTAAAAGTGAAAAAAGTATCCAACCTTCCAGTTGGAAACAATGGGTACATGGAACTTGAAAGTTTTAATAAACTTTTTGGATATGGAAGTGGGGAGTATATTGGGATATTCTCAAAAGAAAAGTTGGATATTCCTGAGAACATGGTTTTTGAGAGTTATACAAAATCTGAGCTTATAAATACAATAAAGGCCTCAGCTGGCGACCTTTCAAAAACTATTGGGGTTATGGCGCTAATTGCTGCCATTCTTGCTCTTTTAATTGTGTATGTTCTGTCTACTATAACTCTCAATGAGAATAAGAAAAACATAGGGATTTTAAAAATGCTTGGGTACAGGGAAGGAAATATTTTTAAGATGATTCTTGGTTTTAATTATGTCTCTTTTGTAATAGGGTTCATCTTAGGTGTACCTCTTTCTAAATTGACAATGGATAGTCTTATAAGTAGAGCCACAAAAGATATTGATTTTGCTATGAGTCTTGATTTGAGTGTAAATAGCATTTTATCAACATTTGCAGTGTTAACTGTAGTGTTTTTGCTTTCAAGACTTTTAGCAAGGCAGAAAATAGCAAAGGTAATGCCGGTTGAGATATTAAGGGGGCAGCTTGATTAA
- a CDS encoding ABC transporter ATP-binding protein has translation MFVKVENLSKIYKMGKNEIRALNEVSFELEKGKIYTVIGPSGSGKTTLFNILGGLDRADEGKVFVDGKEITAMDQKRLSDYRRDYVGFVFQFFNLINGLTVYENVLSSAHFSKNPLDVDMVLKMVDVFSEKDKFPFELSGGQQQRVAIARAVVKNPALILCDEPTGALDYESSKLVLKLLEDVNQKFGTTILIITHNLAISKMADATLRLRSGRLVEFSENPHKISAQEVTW, from the coding sequence GTGTTTGTCAAGGTTGAGAATCTTTCGAAAATCTACAAGATGGGCAAGAATGAAATCAGGGCACTCAATGAAGTAAGTTTTGAGCTTGAAAAAGGCAAAATTTACACTGTGATAGGTCCTTCTGGGTCGGGTAAAACCACGCTTTTTAACATTTTAGGTGGGCTTGACAGGGCAGATGAAGGCAAAGTTTTTGTTGATGGTAAAGAGATAACTGCAATGGACCAAAAAAGGTTATCTGATTACCGCCGTGACTATGTTGGGTTTGTTTTTCAATTTTTTAACCTCATAAACGGACTTACGGTATATGAAAATGTGCTCTCAAGTGCACATTTTAGCAAAAATCCCTTGGATGTTGACATGGTTTTAAAAATGGTGGATGTTTTTTCTGAAAAAGACAAATTTCCGTTTGAACTATCTGGTGGGCAGCAGCAAAGAGTGGCAATTGCAAGAGCAGTTGTTAAAAATCCTGCATTGATTTTGTGTGATGAGCCAACAGGTGCGCTTGACTATGAGAGCAGCAAACTTGTATTAAAACTTTTAGAAGATGTAAATCAGAAGTTTGGCACAACCATTTTGATAATTACACACAATCTTGCAATTTCTAAAATGGCAGATGCTACGTTGAGATTAAGGTCAGGCAGACTTGTTGAATTTTCTGAAAATCCTCACAAGATTTCTGCTCAAGAGGTGACATGGTAA
- a CDS encoding TetR/AcrR family transcriptional regulator, with translation MPKQTFLNLPEEKRNFITDTLIKYFSQKPYHEVDISDIAKECNIAKGSMYQYFENKKEMYFYALQVSYDRFLKLLEKLDMIHINIFDYYENSLEGIWLAMKELRNEYMLLERAFFSHDSPFKDEINEKFLKQSREFLVGLIRYNQEKGFIRDDIDPLLIGIFLEGASFYMKKFIIEQALIKTSTTLDLDISYFKDALSQFIKLLKEGIGKNKFIL, from the coding sequence ATGCCCAAGCAAACATTTTTGAACCTTCCAGAAGAAAAAAGAAATTTTATAACAGATACATTAATAAAATATTTTTCACAAAAACCTTATCATGAGGTTGATATATCAGATATTGCAAAAGAGTGTAATATTGCAAAAGGAAGCATGTATCAGTATTTTGAAAACAAAAAGGAGATGTATTTTTATGCTCTTCAGGTTTCCTATGATAGGTTTTTGAAACTGCTCGAAAAGTTAGACATGATACATATAAATATCTTTGACTATTACGAAAACTCGCTTGAAGGCATATGGCTTGCAATGAAAGAATTGAGAAACGAGTACATGCTTCTTGAGAGAGCATTTTTTTCACATGATTCACCTTTTAAGGATGAGATAAATGAAAAGTTTTTGAAACAGTCGAGAGAATTTCTGGTTGGACTCATCAGGTATAATCAAGAAAAGGGTTTTATAAGAGATGATATAGACCCGCTATTGATTGGAATTTTCTTAGAAGGTGCAAGCTTTTACATGAAAAAGTTTATAATAGAACAGGCTCTGATTAAAACATCAACCACACTTGACCTTGATATAAGTTATTTTAAAGATGCACTGTCTCAATTTATAAAACTTTTGAAAGAAGGAATAGGGAAAAATAAATTTATATTATGA
- a CDS encoding SurA N-terminal domain-containing protein → MIRKKSRRNFLVIALISLSLILFSYVLASDIWTECGKKIKKIEQSKDGRIVAVVNGEKIYKKDLEIAYALEEASYLYKKEFYQKLLKKEKINSIKPPVQRTKKEVLNEMIENLLLIQAAKKEGYFISEKEARDYYEKTMKTMQDVISGKVSGDVESAKFTNDIIEKLIKGWGITREEYDKKTIEQTRNMLSIQKLLDAKFKQFKAKSKDLVIGDFRKEYIALLKKKAKITIYEKNI, encoded by the coding sequence TTGATTAGAAAAAAGAGTAGGAGAAATTTTTTAGTAATAGCTCTTATATCTTTGAGTTTAATTTTGTTTTCCTATGTTTTAGCATCCGATATTTGGACAGAATGTGGCAAAAAAATAAAGAAAATTGAGCAGTCAAAAGATGGCAGAATAGTAGCAGTTGTAAACGGTGAAAAGATTTATAAAAAGGATTTAGAGATTGCATATGCATTGGAAGAAGCAAGTTATTTGTATAAGAAAGAATTTTATCAAAAGCTTTTAAAGAAAGAAAAGATAAATTCAATAAAACCACCTGTGCAGAGGACAAAAAAAGAAGTTTTAAATGAGATGATAGAAAATCTTCTTTTGATTCAGGCTGCTAAAAAGGAAGGATATTTTATATCAGAGAAAGAAGCTAGAGACTACTATGAAAAAACAATGAAAACAATGCAGGATGTAATTAGTGGAAAAGTTTCAGGTGATGTGGAAAGTGCAAAGTTTACAAATGATATAATTGAAAAGCTTATCAAAGGATGGGGAATAACAAGAGAGGAGTACGACAAAAAAACTATTGAGCAAACGAGGAATATGCTTTCAATTCAGAAACTTTTGGATGCGAAATTTAAACAGTTCAAGGCTAAATCTAAGGATTTGGTAATTGGAGATTTCAGGAAAGAATATATAGCTTTATTAAAGAAAAAAGCTAAAATAACAATATATGAAAAGAATATTTAA
- a CDS encoding ATP-binding protein translates to MNEKIKLYRLCFENLKVYRNLLYDSVFKKLYNLVCYIDDGNHDFAKIVNLYSTVYYNLLEAGKGCSLKEYIIEKILFSENTFTKLAAKSVNNIAINESLKKAAACDLDCLEFISNFSAKEIKDYLKDSTALPNFLAESFLEFKRTNTMLYNTSDNSTKTIIEKFWNITPWSSLIEELVKFHRQNGFGIFAKYKGFSWDGEKLIGIENLDPIRLDDLVNIERQKKIVVENTLAFLNDQRVNNILLYGSRGTGKSSTVKALLNEFSHMGLRVVEVFKDQLCTFPKLIRILRDVPLKFIIFVDDLSFEDIEENYTKLKAILEGSLEAMPQNVVIYATSNRRHLVKERFSDRNGLSDDEVHFNDTLEEKLSLADRFGIIVTYPSPTQQEYLAIVDEIAKKRGIEITENLHRLALQWEMNYNGRSARTAKQFVDWYEAQVKMEKS, encoded by the coding sequence ATGAATGAGAAAATAAAGCTCTACAGACTGTGTTTTGAAAACTTAAAAGTCTATCGAAACCTTCTTTATGATAGCGTTTTTAAAAAGCTGTACAATCTTGTCTGCTACATCGACGATGGAAATCATGATTTTGCAAAAATTGTAAATCTTTATAGCACAGTTTATTACAATCTTTTAGAAGCTGGAAAGGGCTGTAGTTTAAAGGAATACATTATTGAGAAAATTCTCTTTAGCGAAAATACTTTTACGAAATTAGCAGCAAAAAGTGTTAACAATATAGCAATAAATGAGAGTCTTAAAAAAGCTGCAGCTTGTGATTTAGACTGCCTTGAGTTTATATCAAACTTTTCTGCAAAAGAGATAAAAGATTATTTAAAAGATTCTACTGCCTTACCAAACTTTTTAGCTGAAAGTTTTTTAGAGTTTAAACGTACAAATACTATGTTGTATAACACAAGTGATAATTCTACAAAAACCATCATTGAAAAATTTTGGAATATAACTCCCTGGAGCAGTTTAATTGAAGAGCTTGTAAAATTTCACAGGCAAAATGGTTTTGGAATCTTTGCAAAATACAAAGGTTTTTCATGGGATGGAGAGAAGCTAATTGGCATTGAGAACTTAGACCCAATAAGACTTGATGACCTTGTAAATATTGAAAGGCAGAAGAAGATTGTTGTTGAAAACACTTTGGCGTTTTTAAATGACCAAAGAGTCAACAATATCCTGCTTTATGGCAGCAGAGGAACTGGAAAGTCGTCAACTGTAAAGGCGCTTTTGAACGAGTTTTCTCACATGGGTTTGAGAGTTGTTGAGGTGTTCAAAGACCAGCTTTGCACTTTTCCAAAATTAATAAGAATCTTAAGAGATGTCCCGCTCAAGTTTATAATCTTTGTAGATGATTTATCCTTTGAAGACATCGAAGAAAACTATACCAAACTAAAAGCCATTTTAGAAGGATCTTTAGAAGCAATGCCTCAAAACGTTGTGATATATGCAACTTCAAACAGAAGACATTTAGTAAAAGAAAGGTTTAGTGACAGAAATGGTCTTTCTGACGATGAAGTACACTTTAACGATACTTTAGAAGAAAAACTCTCTCTTGCTGACAGGTTTGGAATAATAGTAACATATCCATCTCCAACCCAGCAAGAATATCTTGCAATTGTTGATGAGATTGCCAAAAAAAGAGGTATTGAAATTACAGAAAACCTTCACAGGCTTGCTCTGCAGTGGGAGATGAACTACAACGGCCGATCGGCAAGAACAGCTAAGCAGTTTGTTGACTGGTATGAAGCACAGGTTAAAATGGAAAAGAGCTAA
- a CDS encoding PD-(D/E)XK nuclease superfamily protein, producing the protein MSPGGRGTRTGRVHEKLIKQALLEDCGEDFEEQVVVGNDLFGNKYKADFVLNDEIIISAKWQQTRGTAEQKIVYEIITLVKILKENPKYKKAYIIISGTGYTKKAKDFYLNQKHVEYIKEGNLVEIISFEDFVKRSNLKLL; encoded by the coding sequence GTGTCACCCGGTGGAAGAGGTACTCGAACGGGAAGAGTTCATGAAAAACTTATTAAACAAGCGTTACTAGAAGATTGCGGTGAAGATTTTGAGGAACAAGTTGTAGTTGGCAATGATCTCTTTGGGAATAAATATAAAGCTGATTTTGTTTTAAATGATGAGATAATTATAAGTGCTAAATGGCAGCAAACACGTGGGACTGCAGAGCAAAAAATAGTTTATGAGATAATCACCTTGGTTAAAATTTTAAAGGAAAATCCAAAGTATAAAAAAGCTTATATTATAATTAGTGGAACAGGATATACTAAGAAAGCGAAAGATTTTTATTTAAATCAAAAACATGTTGAGTATATAAAAGAAGGAAACTTGGTAGAAATAATATCTTTTGAAGATTTTGTCAAAAGATCAAATTTAAAATTGCTGTAA
- a CDS encoding DNA adenine methylase — MRTQVTFFRQKVVPIVKWAGGKRQIIKILIEKLPSHFSTYFEPFLGGGALLIELYNKGILQNAVVSDINLELINLYTAIKNCPDEVVYYIKNLDFKNTEDHYYKARELYNSIKIKNLNTIENENLLKAVLLLYLNRHCYNGLYRVNSKGEFNVPFGRYKNPKMPTSEEIFAFSEMLQSVEILHADFEEAVKKASEFDFVYFDPPYMPVSKTANFTDYTVAGFTKEEQVRLKNVCDNLSKKGCFVMISNSDSEFIRDLYKSYNLEVIEAKRLINSSAGKRTGHKEVIITNY, encoded by the coding sequence ATGAGGACTCAAGTTACTTTTTTTCGCCAAAAAGTTGTGCCCATAGTGAAGTGGGCAGGAGGTAAAAGGCAAATAATAAAAATCTTGATCGAAAAGCTGCCAAGCCATTTTTCCACATATTTTGAACCCTTTTTGGGTGGTGGAGCACTTTTGATAGAACTTTACAATAAAGGAATTTTACAAAATGCTGTCGTTTCAGATATTAATCTTGAACTCATAAACCTTTACACTGCAATTAAAAATTGTCCAGATGAGGTAGTTTACTATATTAAAAATTTAGATTTTAAAAATACTGAAGACCATTACTATAAAGCAAGAGAACTTTACAATTCTATTAAGATAAAAAATCTGAATACAATTGAAAATGAAAACTTACTTAAAGCAGTATTGTTACTTTATTTAAACAGGCACTGTTACAATGGGCTTTACAGGGTGAATTCAAAGGGCGAATTCAATGTTCCTTTTGGAAGATATAAAAATCCTAAAATGCCAACCAGTGAAGAAATATTTGCCTTTTCAGAAATGCTACAGTCTGTTGAAATTTTACATGCAGACTTTGAAGAAGCGGTGAAGAAAGCTTCTGAGTTTGATTTTGTATATTTCGATCCTCCATACATGCCTGTGTCCAAAACAGCTAATTTTACTGACTACACAGTTGCAGGTTTTACAAAAGAGGAACAGGTAAGGCTGAAAAATGTTTGTGATAATCTTAGCAAAAAGGGTTGTTTTGTTATGATAAGCAACTCAGATTCAGAATTTATAAGAGATCTTTATAAAAGTTACAACCTTGAGGTAATAGAAGCAAAAAGGCTTATTAATTCAAGTGCAGGAAAGAGAACAGGTCATAAAGAAGTTATTATAACTAATTATTGA
- a CDS encoding KaiC domain-containing protein yields MAAKETTVQKTQDTAAPKTQETTILQDAVKLKDLSKAAPELFGVKTGVEGIDKLFYKLEFSKDQEKLVIKPLGGIPSYSVINVSGVADTGKSLFAEQFAVTQANEGNNVLYITVETPAEFLYSSLLFRANAMNIDKSKVEENIYILDVTRDFNIRGNINNFIKTIDNAASKFNIKNVVIDSITGFFESKEIYAREIVRTIYNFLKSKKLTTLMISQKRSGQEQLSAEAAGGYAVSHIVDGTIVFSKQVIMNKFDSSTFKKPIGEIIRLLRVDGCRMCGHDSKTYVFEIDQTGLIKVLYPLTSITNYNLNEKN; encoded by the coding sequence GTGGCAGCAAAAGAGACCACAGTTCAGAAAACTCAAGATACAGCAGCTCCAAAAACTCAAGAGACAACTATTCTACAAGATGCTGTGAAGCTCAAAGACCTATCTAAAGCTGCACCTGAACTTTTTGGTGTAAAGACAGGAGTTGAAGGTATAGACAAGTTATTTTACAAGCTTGAGTTTTCAAAAGACCAGGAAAAACTTGTAATAAAACCACTTGGTGGAATTCCTTCATACTCTGTTATAAACGTAAGTGGTGTTGCAGACACAGGTAAAAGCCTTTTTGCTGAACAATTTGCAGTTACGCAGGCAAATGAGGGAAATAATGTTCTGTACATTACTGTTGAGACACCTGCTGAGTTTTTGTACTCATCACTGTTATTTCGTGCAAATGCAATGAATATCGACAAATCTAAAGTGGAAGAAAACATTTATATACTTGATGTGACAAGAGATTTTAACATACGTGGAAACATAAATAATTTTATAAAGACTATTGATAATGCCGCATCAAAGTTTAACATAAAAAATGTTGTTATTGACTCTATTACTGGATTCTTCGAGTCGAAGGAAATCTATGCTCGAGAGATCGTAAGAACAATTTATAACTTTTTGAAATCAAAAAAACTTACTACCCTTATGATTTCCCAGAAGAGAAGTGGACAAGAACAGCTGTCAGCTGAGGCTGCAGGTGGATATGCTGTGAGCCACATTGTAGATGGTACAATTGTATTTTCAAAACAGGTTATCATGAACAAGTTTGACAGCTCTACTTTCAAAAAACCAATTGGTGAGATTATACGTCTTTTGAGGGTTGATGGCTGCAGAATGTGCGGTCACGACTCAAAAACATATGTGTTTGAAATAGACCAAACAGGACTTATTAAGGTTTTATATCCTCTTACAAGTATTACAAATTATAATTTAAACGAAAAAAATTAA
- the cysK gene encoding cysteine synthase A, with protein MIHNSILELIGKTPLVRLNKLSKDLDAEIVAKVEYFNPGGSVKDRIGLAMIEDAEKRGLINKDTVIIEPTSGNTGIALAMVCAVKGYKLILTMPETMSIERRKLLRAYGAQIVLTPGEKGMKGAIEKAFEIYNSTPNAFMPQQFENLSNPEIHRKTTALEIWNDTNGNVDIFVAGVGTGGTLTGVGEVLKEKKPTVKIVAVEPFDSAVLSGETPRPHKIQGIGAGFVPKVLNTKIYDQIIKVKSEDAYEMSRYLAREEGILVGISSGAALYAAVEVARKQENKKKMIVVLLPDTGERYLSTDLFDVGI; from the coding sequence ATGATTCATAACAGTATTTTAGAACTGATTGGTAAAACGCCTCTGGTAAGACTAAATAAGCTTTCAAAAGATCTTGATGCAGAGATAGTGGCAAAAGTAGAATATTTTAATCCTGGTGGAAGTGTAAAAGATAGAATTGGACTTGCTATGATTGAAGATGCTGAAAAGAGGGGGTTAATAAACAAAGATACAGTTATAATTGAGCCAACAAGTGGCAATACAGGTATTGCTCTTGCTATGGTTTGTGCTGTTAAAGGATATAAGCTTATTCTAACAATGCCAGAGACAATGAGCATTGAAAGAAGAAAACTTCTAAGGGCATACGGTGCCCAGATAGTTTTGACACCCGGTGAAAAAGGCATGAAAGGGGCAATTGAAAAAGCTTTTGAAATTTATAATTCAACTCCGAATGCATTTATGCCACAGCAGTTTGAAAACCTTTCAAACCCTGAAATTCACAGAAAAACAACCGCACTTGAGATTTGGAATGATACAAATGGTAATGTTGACATATTTGTTGCTGGGGTTGGCACGGGTGGAACACTCACAGGTGTTGGTGAGGTTTTAAAAGAAAAAAAGCCCACTGTTAAGATTGTGGCAGTTGAACCTTTTGATTCTGCAGTTTTATCAGGGGAAACCCCGCGTCCTCATAAAATACAGGGAATTGGTGCGGGATTTGTTCCAAAGGTGTTGAACACGAAAATATATGATCAAATAATAAAGGTAAAATCTGAAGATGCGTATGAGATGTCGAGATATTTAGCAAGAGAAGAAGGTATTTTAGTTGGAATATCATCTGGTGCAGCACTCTATGCTGCTGTTGAAGTTGCCAGAAAACAGGAAAATAAGAAAAAGATGATTGTTGTTCTTCTTCCAGACACTGGAGAGAGGTATTTGTCTACTGATTTGTTTGATGTTGGGATATAA
- a CDS encoding phasin family protein, which yields MKDLLEKIISVGLGVFAVSKEKVEKFVNELAEKGEISKNEVQEMVNKIIEKGEEQKRELNNYIAKQVENILNKMNLATKSEIISEERIREIIREELSKQKSE from the coding sequence ATGAAAGATTTATTAGAAAAGATTATCAGCGTTGGGCTTGGAGTTTTTGCCGTCTCAAAAGAAAAAGTAGAAAAGTTTGTGAATGAGCTTGCTGAAAAAGGTGAAATTAGCAAAAATGAAGTGCAGGAAATGGTAAATAAGATTATAGAAAAGGGTGAAGAGCAGAAAAGGGAGCTGAACAATTATATTGCAAAACAGGTTGAGAATATTTTGAACAAGATGAACCTTGCAACAAAATCAGAAATTATATCAGAGGAGAGAATAAGAGAAATAATAAGAGAAGAACTTTCAAAGCAAAAGAGTGAGTAA